The DNA region TAGAGGGTTACTCTTCGGTATGTACAACATTCATTGTACAATTGTGCTCTCTTAATACCTTATCAACACGGCCTAAGTCACAGTCGACAACCCAAAAATGACTCAGCTGTCTATTTACTGGTGCGGAGCTAAAAGAAATAACCTTTTCTGAATTATTTTGAATAAGGTGTAAAACATCAAAGAGACCAAGTTCATCAGACATTTTTACTTCGAGCTTTATCGGCTTATCATTAAAGCTAAATGTTGTGCGAAGCGCATCAATAATATCTGTTAAAGTCAGTATGCCTAAAAGCTCGTTATTTGTTGATACAACAGGTAGAGAGTTGTAGTTTTTAATTCTAATTATGTCAGATGCACTTTGAATTGGCGCATCTTCCATTATCGTAACCGGATCACTAACCATAACTTCAGAGACCTTCATGTCATCATTTTCAGAGATTGTTTTTGTTAAATCTTGTTGTGTTACTATTCCAACCAACTTGCTGTCTTTAACTACAGGACATTGTCTGAAGTTTAGTTCTTGCATCATCTCAAGAGTAGATTTTGCGGTGTCTTGCGGTTCCACTGTTTTTGGGTGAAGCGTCATATAATCTCGAACTAGCATGGATAATAACCCCCTATCGGTTATTCAAGGTCTTGTTGTGTTTAATATAATACCATGTAATAAAGACTGACCAATACCAAGGTTTGAGCTTGACAATTATAAGCCTCTTTGGTTTTCTTCTAAAAAGCGATGAAGAAAAAAGCAGCTGTATATCTTATTGGGGCAGGACCCGGCGACAAAGATCTAATAACTCTAAAAGGTAAGAAGCTCTTAGAAAGTGCCGATGTAATAATCTATGACTACTTAGTGAATTCAGATCTTCTTAGACACGCTAAAAAAAGCGCTGAAGTGATTTATGTAGGGAAAAAAGCGGGT from Thermodesulfobacteriota bacterium includes:
- a CDS encoding CBS domain-containing protein codes for the protein MLVRDYMTLHPKTVEPQDTAKSTLEMMQELNFRQCPVVKDSKLVGIVTQQDLTKTISENDDMKVSEVMVSDPVTIMEDAPIQSASDIIRIKNYNSLPVVSTNNELLGILTLTDIIDALRTTFSFNDKPIKLEVKMSDELGLFDVLHLIQNNSEKVISFSSAPVNRQLSHFWVVDCDLGRVDKVLREHNCTMNVVHTEE